DNA sequence from the Corynebacterium yudongzhengii genome:
CAGCGCCTCTACGGCAGCCTCGGCAACCTCAAAAACACCAAGAAGAACCACCCGGGCATGCAGATCGCCGTCGGCGGCTGCCTCGCCCAGAAGGACCGCGACACCGTCCTAGACAAGGCCCCCTGGGTCGACGCGGTCTTTGGCACCCACAACATGGGCTCGCTGCCGGCCCTGCTCGAGCGCGCCCGGCACAACGACGAAGCCCAGGTGGAAATCGTCGAATCCCTCGAGGAATTCCCCTCCGTTCTGCCAGCCAAGCGGGAGTCCGCCTACGCCGGGTGGGTCTCCATCTCCGTGGGCTGCAACAACACCTGCACCTTCTGCATCGTGCCCAGCCTGCGCGGCAAGGAAGAAGACCGCCGGCCCGGCGACATCCTCGCCGAGGTTCAGGCCCTCGTCGATCAAGGCGTCAGCGAGGTCACCCTCCTGGGCCAAAACGTCAACGCCTACGGCGTGCACTTCTCGGATCCGGACCTGCAGCGCGATCGCTCGGCGTTCTCGAAGCTGCTGCGTGCCTGCGGTGATATCGAGGGCCTCGAGCGGGTGCGTTTTACCTCCCCGCACCCCGCGGAGTTCACCAGCGACGTCATCGACGCCATGGCCGAGACCCCCAACGTCTGCCCGCAGCTGCACATGCCGCTGCAGTCCGGCTCCGATCGCATCCTCAAGGCGATGCGGCGTTCCTACCGCTCCCGGAAGTTCCTCAACATCCTCGACGAGGTCCGCGAGAAGCTCCCGCACGCCGCGATCACCACCGACATCATCGTCGGCTTTCCCGGCGAGACCGAAGAGGACTTCCAGGCCACTCTCGACGTCGTCGAGCGTGCCCGCTTCAGCAGTGCGTTTACTTTCCAGTACTCGCCGCGCCCGGGTACCCCGGCCGCCGAGCTCAATGATCAGATCCCCAAAGACGTGGTCCAAGAGCGTTTCGAGCGGCTGGTGGCCCTGCAGGATCGCATCGCCGCCGAGGAAAATGAGAAGCTTCTCGGCACCGAGGTCGAACTGCTCGTCCAGGAGGGCGGCCGCAAAAACGACCGCACCCACCGCCAATCCGGGCGCGCCCGCGACGGTCGCCTCGTCCACTTCGACCCGGCAGGTAACACCGACGGCGAGATCCGCCCCGGCGACGTCGTCACCGTCACGATCACCGACGCCCGCCCGCACTTCCTCATCGCCGACAGCGGCGTGCACACCCACCGCCGCACCCGCGCCGGCGACATGTCCGCGGCCGGTAAGGTGCCCACGACCGCGCCCATCGGCGTCGGCCTTGGCATGCCGAAGATCGGCCAGCCGGTAGGCTGACACAGAAACCCACACCAGAAGGGAAGGCACGAGCACAGTGTCCGAGTCCACCCAGGATGCCCTGGCACTCGCGCGAGAAGAGAAGAAGGCCGCCCGCCGCATGAACCTCAGCGGTTTTCGGTGGATGCTCATCACGGCCGTCATCATCTGGGGCGCCTACCTTATCTTCCCGCACTCCGGATCCACTCGCGGCTACGAGATCACGTTCCTGCTGCCGTCGGCACGCGAAGGCAACGTCCAGATCACCGAGTTCATCTACGCCATCCTCATCGGCCTTGGGCTGGGGGTCTTCAGCACCCTCGTGCTGATTACCGAGCGGGCGGTCTTCGGCCTGATCGCGTGGATGCTCAGCACCGTCGGGCTGTTCTACTCGATCTTCGCGATCTGGTTGCGCCAGACCGGCCCCGGCGCCGCCGAGAACGACGGCGTGTCCATCGGCATGCTCTTCAGCGTTTTCGGCGTCGCCCTCGCCGTGTTCGCGTATTGCTGCGTGGCGCTGCGCCGCGACCCCGAGCAGCGCATCATCGCCGAGGCCCGCTCGCGCAACGACAACCTCGACGAGGTCGGCCGCGCCCAGCGCGAACTGCTCGACCGCGAGCGCGAGCAGAACCCCTTGCTTATCGACGACCGCCGCCAACGCGCCGCCGAGCGCCACCGCAAGAACAACACCTAGCCGGTGGCCACCCATCCGCGCGCCACGTCGATGGTGCGCGGGCGATAGGGGGCGTAGAGCGCCTGTGAGGCATCATCGGTGCCGGCGGCGGAGGCATACATCGTCTCCACCCGCGGATACTCCCGGCGCAGCCGGGCGATCGCCTGCGTCAAAGCCCGGCGCGCCAGCCCGCGGCCGCGTCGGGCTCGCTTCGTGGTGGTCATCCCGAGCTCTGCGACCTGCGTGGTGGGATCGGCGCGCAGGGTGATCTCGCTGAGTGCTAGCACCTCGCCGCCTTGCACCAGGAGGGTGAGAAGCTGCCGGTCACCGCGATCGCGCAGCCGCGCGGCGGCCTCCTCCAGCCGCCGGGTATCCCAGGACTGCGGGGCCAAGTCCAGCTCGCCGTTGTCGATGTCCGCGGAGGCCTGGCTGAGCAGCTCGGCGATCTGGGGCGCATACTCAGAGCGCGCGCCGAAACCCTGGAGGAAGACTGCGTCCGCGGCTACCGGAACATCGTTCTCGGGAACCGCCATCGCCGTGGTCGTCAGCGTGACCGCCGGGCGAAAAGGCGCCGGGGGAGCGGGCTCGCTGACATCGGTGAACACCACGAAGCGGCGCCGATCGAAGTGCGTCGCGGCGATCTTTCGGCCGTGGGATAAAAGCTCATCGCGAATCGCGCGGGCCTGGTCATCCATCTTCTCGCCGGGCAGCGGCAGATACTGCGCGTCCAGGGTGACGTCGAGCTCGGCCAAGTCAGTGTCTTCGAGCAGCGGCAAGGAGATGAGTAAGAACCCGGCGACCTCGACGTCCGTATCGGAGCCCGTCGCCGCCAACAGGCCGTACCCCAGCTCGCCCGTGGGAGCGAGGATGGGGGTGACGGTGTCGT
Encoded proteins:
- the miaB gene encoding tRNA (N6-isopentenyl adenosine(37)-C2)-methylthiotransferase MiaB, translated to MVEQTETNNENPRTYEVRTFGCQMNVHDSERLSGLLEDAGYVAADADTEPDLVVFNTCAVRENADQRLYGSLGNLKNTKKNHPGMQIAVGGCLAQKDRDTVLDKAPWVDAVFGTHNMGSLPALLERARHNDEAQVEIVESLEEFPSVLPAKRESAYAGWVSISVGCNNTCTFCIVPSLRGKEEDRRPGDILAEVQALVDQGVSEVTLLGQNVNAYGVHFSDPDLQRDRSAFSKLLRACGDIEGLERVRFTSPHPAEFTSDVIDAMAETPNVCPQLHMPLQSGSDRILKAMRRSYRSRKFLNILDEVREKLPHAAITTDIIVGFPGETEEDFQATLDVVERARFSSAFTFQYSPRPGTPAAELNDQIPKDVVQERFERLVALQDRIAAEENEKLLGTEVELLVQEGGRKNDRTHRQSGRARDGRLVHFDPAGNTDGEIRPGDVVTVTITDARPHFLIADSGVHTHRRTRAGDMSAAGKVPTTAPIGVGLGMPKIGQPVG
- a CDS encoding GNAT family N-acetyltransferase, coding for MRLLEISRPQPGRAPSDVVRTFVFMANLEAQEASGDAAASVTAEQVLTRLKGSAESDVALFALVDDTVTPILAPTGELGYGLLAATGSDTDVEVAGFLLISLPLLEDTDLAELDVTLDAQYLPLPGEKMDDQARAIRDELLSHGRKIAATHFDRRRFVVFTDVSEPAPPAPFRPAVTLTTTAMAVPENDVPVAADAVFLQGFGARSEYAPQIAELLSQASADIDNGELDLAPQSWDTRRLEEAAARLRDRGDRQLLTLLVQGGEVLALSEITLRADPTTQVAELGMTTTKRARRGRGLARRALTQAIARLRREYPRVETMYASAAGTDDASQALYAPYRPRTIDVARGWVATG